One window of the Candidatus Phycorickettsia trachydisci genome contains the following:
- a CDS encoding NAD(P)(+) transhydrogenase (Re/Si-specific) subunit beta — protein sequence MYQHIHLIYLVCSVFFILSLKGLASPKSAVRGNLFGMLGMGIALWASFMHPAFNKYFFVLIPIMAGAFIGTYIAYTISINKLPELIAGFHSLIGLSACLVAFSAFLNPESLNIGLSGKLPSSVLLEMSLGMVIGMITFSSSIIAFGKLANMPFAKTRKFLGQKYFLGLLTILLIATIARFVLSGCPWAFGLMSLIAFIIGILLILPIGAADMPVIVSMLNSYSGWATSGIGFTLQNSLLIIVGALVGASGAILSYVMCKAMNRSLLSVIFSPFTDTTSVSSQDGKKENVVIKTSSPEDAAFILHNSESVIIVPGYGMAVAKAQGAVKELTDLLEEKGKSVKFAIHPVAGRMPGHMNVLLAEGNIDYEKVFELEEINNDFANTDVVIVIGANDITNPAAKNDPQSPIYGMPILEVSNAKTVFFIKRSMNAGYAGIENELFHGQNTMMLFGDAKGVIEEILRFFKEE from the coding sequence ATGTACCAACACATTCACTTAATCTATCTGGTTTGTTCAGTATTTTTTATCCTATCACTTAAAGGCCTTGCATCTCCCAAAAGCGCTGTAAGGGGTAACTTGTTTGGAATGCTTGGGATGGGTATTGCTCTTTGGGCATCGTTCATGCATCCTGCGTTTAATAAATACTTTTTCGTTTTAATCCCAATTATGGCAGGAGCCTTTATTGGAACATATATTGCATATACCATATCTATCAATAAACTACCCGAGCTGATCGCAGGCTTCCATTCCCTTATTGGGCTTAGCGCTTGTCTAGTTGCATTTAGTGCATTTTTAAATCCTGAATCATTAAATATTGGTTTAAGTGGAAAACTTCCATCTTCTGTACTGTTAGAGATGAGTCTTGGGATGGTGATTGGTATGATCACTTTCTCTAGCTCTATTATAGCATTTGGCAAACTTGCAAATATGCCTTTTGCAAAAACTCGCAAATTCCTAGGACAAAAATACTTTTTAGGTTTATTAACTATCTTACTTATAGCTACAATCGCGCGTTTTGTATTATCAGGATGTCCTTGGGCTTTTGGGCTCATGTCCCTAATAGCATTCATAATTGGTATCTTACTAATACTTCCTATAGGTGCTGCAGATATGCCAGTTATCGTCTCAATGTTAAATTCATATTCTGGTTGGGCGACTTCTGGAATTGGATTTACCTTACAAAACAGTCTATTAATTATAGTTGGGGCATTAGTTGGCGCAAGTGGAGCAATACTTAGTTACGTAATGTGCAAAGCTATGAATAGATCTCTCTTAAGCGTAATATTCTCGCCATTTACTGACACCACCAGCGTTTCATCTCAAGATGGCAAAAAAGAAAATGTAGTTATCAAAACTAGCAGCCCAGAAGATGCAGCATTTATCTTACATAACAGCGAAAGCGTTATTATAGTACCAGGTTACGGTATGGCTGTTGCAAAAGCACAAGGTGCCGTAAAAGAGTTAACTGATTTATTAGAAGAAAAGGGGAAATCCGTAAAGTTCGCTATTCACCCCGTGGCGGGAAGAATGCCAGGTCATATGAACGTGTTGCTTGCTGAAGGAAACATAGACTATGAGAAAGTATTTGAGCTAGAGGAGATTAATAATGATTTTGCTAACACCGATGTTGTGATAGTCATTGGAGCTAATGACATTACAAACCCCGCAGCCAAGAACGACCCTCAAAGTCCAATTTATGGCATGCCGATATTAGAAGTAAGCAACGCAAAAACCGTATTCTTTATCAAAAGATCAATGAACGCAGGATATGCTGGTATTGAAAACGAGCTTTTTCATGGACAGAATACAATGATGCTATTTGGTGATGCAAAAGGTGTTATAGAGGAGATTTTGCGTTTCTTCAAGGAAGAGTAG
- a CDS encoding septation protein A, producing MFKLIVEFGPLIVFLMTYKYSDIFLATALMVLSTMICLLISYLIDKRVSALLLVSSVILLILGAVTLMTGDSMYIKIKPTIAYLILSGILYFGIRKNKPLMKNVVGEVISMNHESWMTLSKRFALYLLGMAVLNEFIWRNFSESTWVTFKVFGMFPITLLFVGLQLPFIMKNMDNKPE from the coding sequence ATGTTTAAATTAATAGTTGAATTCGGACCACTCATAGTATTTTTAATGACTTATAAGTATTCAGATATTTTTCTGGCTACAGCTCTTATGGTTCTCTCGACAATGATTTGTCTTCTTATCAGCTATTTGATCGATAAAAGAGTTTCTGCGTTGTTGCTTGTTTCATCAGTGATTTTATTAATACTTGGGGCTGTAACATTGATGACAGGTGACTCCATGTATATCAAGATCAAACCAACGATTGCATACTTGATTCTAAGCGGCATACTTTATTTTGGTATTAGGAAAAATAAGCCTTTGATGAAAAATGTGGTAGGTGAGGTTATTTCTATGAACCATGAAAGTTGGATGACTCTTTCTAAACGATTTGCTTTATATCTTTTGGGTATGGCTGTTTTAAATGAGTTTATTTGGCGCAACTTTTCAGAAAGTACTTGGGTAACATTTAAGGTCTTTGGAATGTTTCCAATAACCCTTCTTTTTGTGGGCTTACAGCTTCCATTTATAATGAAAAATATGGATAATAAGCCTGAGTAA
- a CDS encoding LolA family protein, with translation MFLKILFACIYFLLDYGVIFAEVDHNLVKQAAYSLSKLDNVAIEFTQIDQKAKKAKGKLLIKKPYHFRCNYYPPYPLLIVGGKKYVTIYDYSLETITRIDTKDSITNILLVNNLDSNDNFKVVQTRKSDDYIVIKVLYLDKNQFSELFFDTKTLVLSKIKIYEMNAPSIILDLDPPVKVKKFAKDLFLIPSPEIFGKPKFLKKKELEDKYEPY, from the coding sequence ATGTTTTTAAAAATATTATTTGCTTGTATATATTTTTTGTTAGATTACGGCGTAATTTTTGCTGAGGTAGATCATAATTTAGTAAAGCAAGCAGCTTATAGTTTAAGTAAATTAGATAATGTTGCGATCGAGTTTACTCAAATTGATCAGAAAGCTAAAAAAGCTAAAGGAAAATTATTAATAAAAAAGCCTTATCATTTTAGATGTAATTACTATCCTCCATACCCTTTACTTATAGTAGGAGGCAAGAAATACGTAACGATTTATGATTATTCGCTAGAGACAATAACTCGAATAGATACAAAAGACAGCATTACTAATATTTTGCTTGTAAATAATTTAGACTCCAATGATAATTTTAAGGTTGTACAAACTCGTAAAAGCGATGACTATATAGTGATTAAAGTGCTATACCTTGATAAAAATCAGTTTAGTGAGCTATTTTTTGATACTAAAACTTTAGTTTTAAGTAAGATAAAGATATATGAAATGAATGCTCCTTCAATAATTTTGGATTTAGATCCTCCCGTGAAGGTGAAAAAGTTTGCAAAAGATTTATTTTTGATACCAAGCCCAGAGATTTTTGGTAAGCCTAAATTTTTAAAAAAGAAAGAATTAGAAGACAAGTATGAGCCCTATTGA
- a CDS encoding RDD family protein, with protein MIQNKQIVYPTFITRMFTMILDSTFLMFVAFVLNNVIFQVVFWINKVDNVKALLEVIGEVGFMKIFLVNIMIQLILFCVYVLGFWFYFSATPSQLALGMKILDNDTLQKPTRSQFIIRFFALFLFPISILFTLFTKRKQALHDMISKTVIISR; from the coding sequence ATGATACAGAATAAACAAATAGTATATCCAACTTTTATCACCAGAATGTTTACAATGATTTTGGATTCAACATTTCTCATGTTTGTAGCATTTGTGCTGAATAATGTTATCTTTCAAGTAGTTTTTTGGATAAATAAGGTAGATAACGTAAAGGCATTATTAGAAGTCATAGGCGAAGTGGGATTTATGAAAATTTTTTTGGTAAATATCATGATACAACTGATACTTTTTTGTGTATACGTCCTTGGGTTTTGGTTTTACTTTTCCGCAACACCTTCTCAACTTGCCTTAGGCATGAAAATCTTAGATAACGATACTTTGCAAAAACCAACAAGATCACAATTTATTATACGATTTTTCGCTCTGTTTCTCTTTCCTATTAGTATCCTTTTCACGTTGTTTACAAAACGTAAGCAAGCTTTACACGATATGATATCCAAAACCGTGATTATAAGTAGGTAA
- a CDS encoding NAD(P) transhydrogenase subunit alpha: MDYDLIKQSQKLYELMQELAAKLAETPVEAVASHGAHVDYFSFAITVFVLACFIGYYVVWKVTPALHTPLMSLTNAVSSIIIVGGIAAAGAKTLELSSLVGFFAIFFAAINLFGGFMITKRMLDMFQKKK; this comes from the coding sequence ATGGATTATGATTTAATTAAACAGTCTCAAAAGCTTTATGAACTAATGCAAGAGCTTGCCGCAAAACTTGCCGAGACTCCAGTGGAAGCAGTAGCTAGCCATGGGGCACATGTAGACTATTTCTCATTTGCAATTACAGTATTCGTACTTGCGTGTTTTATTGGATATTACGTCGTATGGAAGGTAACACCAGCGCTACATACTCCTTTAATGTCCCTTACCAATGCGGTCTCAAGCATTATCATAGTAGGAGGAATAGCGGCAGCTGGTGCAAAAACCTTAGAACTTTCGAGTTTAGTAGGTTTTTTTGCAATATTTTTTGCAGCAATCAACCTATTTGGAGGGTTCATGATTACAAAGCGTATGCTTGATATGTTTCAGAAGAAAAAATAA
- a CDS encoding NAD(P) transhydrogenase subunit alpha produces the protein MKIAALKERHPNETRVAITPDIVKLFIRSKFDICIETKAGLAAGFSDEDYIAAGAKVSKVPLEVIGDADIILKVQPTPIDEKINELSFAKKGALIIGLLLNSEKNLFEAYADKKINAMSLELMPRISKVQHMDVLSSQSNLAGYRAVIEAAYHCLGIFPMLMTSAGTILAKKTLVIGAGVAGLQAIATAKRLGGIVQAYDVRQATKEQVESLGAKFINTHLQDCETKSGYAKAKLDSASVKAQNEILTNAAKNNDIIITTAQIPGKKAPILISKEMIAQMKPGSIIIDLAAGTGGNTELTKADKIVDINGVKIIGYTNFAGLVPNDASRLYAKNLYNVITYAFNDGVLNASDDVIKSMLVTFEGKVVYGL, from the coding sequence ATGAAAATTGCAGCCCTAAAAGAAAGACATCCCAATGAAACAAGAGTAGCAATCACACCAGATATAGTAAAGCTATTTATTCGTTCAAAATTTGATATATGCATTGAAACTAAAGCAGGTCTTGCTGCAGGATTTAGCGATGAAGATTATATCGCTGCTGGCGCTAAAGTGTCTAAAGTACCGCTAGAGGTGATTGGAGATGCTGATATTATCTTAAAAGTTCAACCTACTCCAATTGATGAAAAAATTAATGAACTAAGTTTTGCAAAAAAGGGAGCTCTAATTATCGGTCTGTTACTTAATTCCGAAAAAAATCTATTTGAAGCTTATGCGGATAAAAAAATCAACGCTATGTCTCTTGAGTTAATGCCAAGGATCAGTAAGGTTCAACATATGGACGTCTTATCATCCCAAAGCAATCTAGCAGGATATAGAGCGGTCATTGAAGCTGCATATCACTGCCTAGGAATCTTCCCCATGCTTATGACTTCAGCTGGTACTATCTTAGCCAAAAAAACTTTAGTAATTGGGGCAGGAGTTGCTGGACTTCAAGCAATTGCTACTGCTAAACGACTAGGCGGCATTGTTCAGGCTTATGACGTGCGTCAAGCTACGAAGGAGCAGGTAGAGAGTCTGGGGGCAAAATTCATTAATACTCATCTGCAAGATTGTGAAACTAAGTCTGGTTATGCTAAAGCTAAACTGGATAGCGCAAGTGTTAAAGCTCAAAATGAGATTCTGACAAATGCAGCAAAGAATAATGATATCATAATTACTACCGCACAAATTCCCGGTAAAAAAGCTCCTATCCTGATTTCTAAAGAGATGATTGCGCAAATGAAGCCTGGATCTATTATAATTGATCTTGCCGCGGGTACTGGTGGTAATACAGAATTGACGAAGGCAGATAAAATTGTTGATATAAATGGTGTAAAGATTATAGGTTACACTAATTTTGCTGGACTTGTGCCAAATGATGCCTCAAGACTTTATGCAAAAAACTTATATAATGTTATCACCTATGCTTTTAATGATGGTGTATTAAACGCAAGTGATGATGTTATAAAATCTATGTTAGTAACTTTCGAAGGTAAAGTAGTTTATGGATTATGA
- a CDS encoding ABC transporter ATP-binding protein — protein sequence MDNLAISVAGLNKSYEGASSPALQNVNLTIRKNTIFGLLGPNGAGKSTLINILAGITRKTSGQINILGLDLDKEPLKIKYLLGIVPQEVYLDTFLSIKDALEFYAGYFRIKPDDRKTKQIIEDMGLGAKINSTPRMLSGGMKRRLLVAKALVHSPPILILDEPTAGVDVELRSQLWDYILKLKDRGATIILTTHYLAEAEHLCDDIAFIDEGKVVLSDKKEHLLKTLGAKKMIIEFDNLVDVNDPKFNKWDIKDNKLTINFDSEQDLNNLLCKVIDLGIKIKDIRTQSDDLEAIYKKILVQ from the coding sequence ATGGATAACTTAGCAATATCTGTTGCAGGTTTAAATAAATCTTATGAAGGGGCAAGCTCTCCAGCTTTACAAAATGTAAACCTTACCATTAGAAAAAATACTATTTTTGGTCTTTTAGGTCCTAATGGCGCTGGTAAATCTACTTTAATTAATATACTTGCGGGTATTACGCGTAAAACTTCAGGGCAAATAAATATTTTAGGCCTTGATTTAGACAAGGAGCCTTTAAAAATAAAGTATTTATTGGGTATAGTGCCGCAAGAGGTATACTTAGATACATTTCTTTCTATAAAAGATGCATTAGAATTTTATGCTGGTTACTTTAGGATCAAGCCTGATGATCGCAAAACTAAGCAAATTATAGAGGATATGGGACTTGGTGCAAAGATAAATAGTACTCCCCGAATGCTATCCGGTGGTATGAAAAGGAGGCTATTGGTTGCAAAGGCTTTAGTTCATTCACCTCCTATACTGATACTTGATGAGCCAACAGCTGGCGTAGATGTTGAATTGAGAAGTCAGCTATGGGATTATATTTTAAAATTAAAAGATAGGGGCGCAACCATTATCCTTACAACTCATTATTTAGCAGAGGCTGAGCATTTATGTGATGATATTGCATTTATTGATGAGGGAAAAGTGGTTTTATCGGATAAAAAAGAGCATTTGCTCAAAACTCTTGGAGCGAAGAAGATGATTATCGAATTTGATAATCTAGTCGATGTTAATGATCCTAAGTTTAATAAGTGGGATATTAAAGACAATAAACTTACTATTAACTTTGATTCGGAGCAAGACCTAAACAATTTACTTTGTAAGGTAATAGATTTGGGTATTAAAATTAAAGATATTCGGACTCAAAGCGACGATCTGGAAGCTATTTATAAAAAGATCTTAGTTCAATAG
- a CDS encoding YqgE/AlgH family protein yields the protein MLEKNIFDLSQIKGASTLAGKFIVASPFIGVGDIFNRALIYIADHSSKGAVGLMVNHHIYVDKVLGQNMTNILINDTNVDGEEIILSPNMQIFLGGPLDPERGFIIHSSDYKEDLLTQCDNEIAISCSAKTLKSIITGRGPKKSLLVMGYTAWDKGQLEKEIEQNLWMLTEGDSDLIFNIRHQDKWKHALQRIGVDQSLFCGQIGHG from the coding sequence ATGTTAGAAAAAAATATTTTCGATTTATCTCAAATTAAAGGCGCAAGCACCTTAGCTGGTAAATTTATCGTTGCAAGTCCTTTTATAGGAGTTGGAGATATATTTAACCGGGCTCTAATTTATATTGCAGATCACTCTTCAAAAGGAGCTGTAGGACTTATGGTAAACCATCATATATATGTCGATAAAGTTTTGGGGCAAAATATGACAAACATCCTGATCAACGATACTAATGTTGATGGTGAAGAGATAATACTTTCGCCTAATATGCAAATATTTTTAGGAGGTCCGCTAGATCCAGAAAGGGGCTTTATAATACATTCTTCTGATTATAAAGAGGATCTTTTAACTCAGTGTGATAACGAAATTGCTATTAGCTGTAGCGCCAAAACTTTGAAAAGTATAATAACAGGACGTGGTCCGAAAAAAAGCCTTCTTGTTATGGGATATACCGCTTGGGATAAAGGTCAGCTTGAGAAGGAGATTGAGCAAAATCTTTGGATGCTGACTGAAGGAGATAGTGATTTAATCTTTAATATCCGTCATCAAGATAAATGGAAGCATGCTCTGCAAAGAATAGGCGTTGATCAATCCTTGTTCTGTGGTCAAATAGGGCATGGATAA
- a CDS encoding DNA topology modulation protein, producing the protein MVSRSRIMIFGRPGSGKSTFAFALSKALKLPLHHLDKHFYVANWIERNYSEFLEIQKSIVANSSWIIDGNSTKSLEIRYSKADLILYFNYPRWICYWRILKRYFYKNSKFDDRAEGCHERITWSLLCYMWSFETRVANKIQKLRTKYPKPPFIEIKNDIDLSQLKKELTIP; encoded by the coding sequence ATGGTATCCCGTTCTAGAATAATGATTTTTGGCAGACCTGGGAGCGGTAAATCCACATTTGCATTCGCTTTATCTAAGGCTCTCAAATTACCCCTACATCATCTCGATAAGCATTTCTATGTAGCAAATTGGATAGAAAGAAATTACTCAGAGTTTCTTGAAATACAAAAATCAATTGTCGCAAATTCTTCTTGGATTATAGATGGCAATAGTACCAAATCCCTTGAAATAAGGTACAGCAAAGCTGATTTAATTTTATATTTTAACTATCCAAGATGGATTTGTTATTGGAGAATTTTAAAACGCTATTTTTATAAAAATTCAAAATTTGATGATAGAGCCGAAGGTTGTCATGAACGCATCACGTGGAGTTTGCTATGTTACATGTGGAGTTTTGAAACTAGAGTTGCCAATAAAATCCAAAAGCTTAGGACCAAGTATCCAAAACCTCCGTTTATAGAAATTAAAAATGATATAGATTTATCTCAACTAAAAAAGGAATTAACAATTCCATAG
- the dapE gene encoding succinyl-diaminopimelate desuccinylase, producing the protein MSPYKIDLVGLAKKLIEFPSITPYSSGCIEYIDDLLKHYGFKTHILKFGPEYQQITNLYAYKNQGPNLCFGGHVDVVPCGDLERWKYPPFSGQVDGDRLYGRGAVDMKGGLAAMILAARDYLINNDTDQVSFLITSDEEGVAKYGTKAVMEWLEDKGMRMDFCILGEPTYQEYFGDSLQIGRRGSANFVLEVYGKQGHVAYDNFSNPHIPANKILDFLIDDILDTGNDMFPASKLNITSIDTSNIVTNIVPEKTSIRFNVRFNNLHSAHSLKLFLKNKILQITPHFKLELLEGESEPFITNIKNKYVELFQQSIKQITGRKAQPTTYGGTSDGRFIVDTCPVVEFGLASNAAHQVDEHLIISDLEKLYSVYYNFLLQFFDAQSK; encoded by the coding sequence ATGAGTCCATATAAAATAGATCTTGTAGGGCTTGCGAAAAAGCTCATAGAATTTCCATCTATTACTCCATATAGTAGCGGGTGCATAGAATATATAGATGATTTGCTGAAACATTATGGTTTTAAAACTCACATCTTAAAGTTTGGACCTGAGTATCAGCAAATAACAAATCTTTATGCTTATAAAAATCAGGGTCCTAATTTATGTTTTGGGGGACATGTTGATGTTGTGCCATGTGGTGATTTAGAGCGTTGGAAATATCCTCCATTTTCAGGCCAAGTTGATGGTGATAGGCTATATGGTAGAGGTGCGGTGGATATGAAAGGAGGGCTTGCGGCTATGATTTTGGCAGCGCGAGATTATTTGATAAACAATGATACTGATCAAGTCAGTTTTCTAATTACTTCAGATGAAGAAGGGGTAGCAAAATACGGTACAAAAGCTGTAATGGAATGGTTAGAGGATAAAGGAATGAGAATGGATTTTTGCATTTTAGGAGAGCCTACTTATCAAGAATATTTTGGAGATTCTTTGCAAATTGGGCGAAGAGGTAGTGCAAATTTTGTTTTAGAAGTTTATGGCAAGCAAGGGCATGTTGCATATGATAACTTCTCTAATCCTCATATTCCAGCAAATAAGATTTTAGATTTTTTGATCGATGATATATTAGATACTGGTAACGACATGTTTCCAGCATCAAAATTAAACATTACATCTATTGATACAAGTAACATTGTAACGAATATAGTGCCTGAAAAAACTTCTATTAGGTTTAACGTAAGATTCAATAATCTGCATTCAGCCCACTCTTTGAAATTATTTTTGAAAAACAAAATCTTGCAAATTACGCCTCATTTTAAATTAGAGTTACTTGAAGGAGAGTCTGAGCCTTTTATAACTAACATAAAAAATAAGTATGTGGAATTATTTCAGCAATCAATTAAACAAATAACGGGACGAAAAGCTCAGCCCACAACCTATGGTGGTACTTCGGATGGTAGATTTATTGTTGATACTTGTCCGGTTGTAGAATTTGGGCTAGCTAGTAATGCGGCTCACCAGGTAGATGAGCACTTAATTATTAGTGATTTAGAAAAATTATATAGCGTATATTATAATTTTCTGCTACAATTCTTTGATGCGCAGTCAAAATAA
- a CDS encoding acyltransferase family protein — protein sequence MEKDRNYALDSLRGFASIGVCIRHYLHFIDFPQFISAPFSNALIICYKLGGLFVDFFFCLSGFIFFCYYAEKISSREVKFKEFVILRISRLYPLILITLVITSILQYTLFINQGKFFIYHNNNYFTFFTNLCFLQRGFFGGDFSFNGPTWSLAIEFWLYLIFFYLSYSYPKQLGFLAPLISLLFFTAYSNDIRFGMIIFSADFERGLSNFFLGGTLYYCVKYLKDNFDSYLNFIGFTAFFLSVTGYVLTHLTLSSNPHSLIQDPFEDFFLSFSMIIHPGLILSLSISPVLNKFFSNKLFGFFGDISYSIYLWHVPLQLFIYILFFKYNINLQLHTYRTFVLYFLALFALSYLSYKFLEIPAKKMIRSKLLTKDNVKTPPIYLQKVI from the coding sequence ATGGAGAAGGATAGAAATTACGCCCTAGATTCATTAAGGGGATTTGCGTCTATTGGTGTATGTATTCGTCATTATCTACACTTTATCGATTTTCCACAGTTTATTAGTGCACCGTTTTCAAATGCGTTAATTATTTGCTATAAGCTAGGAGGGCTTTTTGTAGATTTCTTTTTTTGTTTGAGCGGTTTTATTTTTTTTTGCTATTACGCAGAAAAAATCAGCTCAAGAGAAGTCAAATTTAAAGAATTCGTAATACTAAGAATATCAAGGCTTTACCCTTTAATTTTAATTACATTGGTTATTACCAGTATTCTGCAGTATACACTTTTTATTAACCAAGGCAAATTTTTCATCTACCATAATAATAACTACTTTACGTTCTTTACCAATTTATGCTTCTTACAACGTGGATTCTTTGGAGGCGACTTTTCATTCAATGGACCAACTTGGAGTTTGGCTATCGAATTTTGGCTCTATCTCATATTCTTCTATCTATCATACTCTTACCCTAAACAACTGGGATTTTTAGCCCCTTTAATCTCTCTGCTTTTTTTTACTGCATATAGTAACGATATTCGTTTCGGTATGATTATTTTTTCTGCTGATTTTGAAAGAGGCCTGTCTAACTTTTTTTTAGGAGGAACTTTATACTACTGCGTAAAGTACCTTAAGGATAATTTTGATAGTTATTTAAACTTTATAGGCTTTACTGCATTCTTTTTATCTGTTACAGGGTATGTATTAACTCACCTAACATTATCATCAAACCCACATAGTTTGATACAAGATCCTTTTGAAGATTTCTTTCTATCTTTTAGTATGATAATACATCCAGGACTTATTTTGTCGCTCTCGATTTCTCCCGTATTGAACAAATTTTTTAGTAACAAACTATTTGGTTTCTTCGGTGATATTTCTTATTCAATATATTTATGGCATGTTCCTCTGCAGCTTTTTATCTATATTTTATTTTTTAAATATAATATAAATCTTCAACTTCATACTTATAGAACTTTTGTACTATATTTTCTAGCCTTGTTTGCTTTGTCGTACCTATCGTATAAATTCCTTGAAATTCCGGCAAAAAAAATGATAAGGTCTAAATTACTTACTAAAGATAACGTAAAAACACCTCCCATATACCTACAAAAAGTGATTTAG
- a CDS encoding 2,3,4,5-tetrahydropyridine-2,6-dicarboxylate N-succinyltransferase, whose product MNQTQVVEKIEDLWKEKEAILQNYHAKTKALEFLKNIISMLNEGKIRACEKREGVWQTNVYVKQAILLLFKFADNKVFDSPFGKGYDKIDARFGESSPHEEFKNRNLRIVPGAIIRNGVFIGSKVIIMPSFVNIGVWIDDNSMIDSMATIGSCAQIGKSCHISSCVTIGGVLEPINANPVIVEDNCFIGAGSQISEGVVVGEGSVVGAGVILTSSTKIYDKETGEVLYGAVPPYSVVVPGIVPSNNSIISLISPIIIKKVTAQTRVKTSINQMLRP is encoded by the coding sequence ATGAATCAAACGCAAGTAGTAGAAAAAATAGAGGATTTATGGAAAGAAAAAGAGGCAATTTTGCAAAATTATCATGCTAAAACTAAAGCTTTGGAATTTTTAAAAAATATTATTAGCATGCTTAATGAAGGTAAAATTAGAGCTTGTGAAAAAAGGGAAGGCGTTTGGCAGACAAATGTTTACGTTAAGCAAGCTATTCTGCTTCTATTTAAATTTGCTGACAACAAAGTTTTTGATTCACCTTTTGGTAAGGGATATGATAAAATTGATGCAAGATTTGGTGAGAGTAGCCCGCACGAAGAGTTTAAAAATAGAAATTTGAGGATTGTTCCAGGTGCGATTATAAGAAATGGAGTGTTTATAGGATCCAAAGTGATTATTATGCCTTCTTTTGTTAATATTGGCGTGTGGATTGATGATAATTCAATGATTGATAGTATGGCGACTATTGGCTCTTGTGCGCAAATTGGAAAATCTTGTCATATTTCAAGCTGTGTAACGATTGGAGGAGTCTTAGAGCCTATAAATGCAAATCCTGTAATTGTTGAAGATAATTGTTTTATAGGCGCGGGATCTCAAATTAGTGAAGGAGTTGTAGTGGGAGAGGGAAGCGTAGTAGGAGCTGGAGTTATTTTAACTAGCTCAACTAAGATATATGATAAAGAAACCGGAGAAGTTTTATATGGCGCTGTTCCTCCTTATAGTGTAGTTGTGCCCGGCATCGTGCCTTCAAATAATAGTATTATAAGTTTAATTTCTCCGATTATAATTAAAAAGGTAACTGCTCAAACTAGAGTAAAAACTTCTATTAATCAAATGCTAAGACCTTAA